The Indicator indicator isolate 239-I01 chromosome 38, UM_Iind_1.1, whole genome shotgun sequence genome window below encodes:
- the CDCA2 gene encoding cell division cycle-associated protein 2: RRSRRTGEGVGSCQLTKCPVGTLQGGAAEEHVLPFSSRENLPGSSPAPLGEECCLTPNRDKAEGACGLSASQGQMPVGFTPERVAEFGLTQENFTIGASPATLKFRRRAAIGARGSPENNSLIQFLAQQRSNRQKEALAQVSPFKHVRLLKDKIDTFQTSVKAVEEETGTPGLSRVAEASQETGFCFGSEHCTRDAGMDVLSDLTSEQEGSPVCDESRLCISLPHTSTHPSRPLLAGHAQSSCWLPPVPRRTPERQPLERMQECSYDALDGGGESLAVSSCAEVLEALQTEETERQSSEKPKEKKVTFGKDLSPEIFDEALPANAPLHRGGTPVRLQRQSSPSARLSLTQEPLPQPSFDRSEEWDPLEGLMQDSVAADLVPAENAEAAESSKPDRMKTRSSTKRKQCSTTSEGTAVGISSDTAPENTNDMNNPRQNKHPNQKNTTTSAAKKLQKRKRAGCVRRRKKVKTSLYGERTMASQKPLLSPVIEVSECSLSPSSVFFSEDVISGGTKPGSAYEDVQQKPVAERMRGQTICAADTSGSSEGLDVAEGSSSHDTVFQVSGGDLESAAGTDQEFSHIVPDASSGFDTSDCVPQGEETARVREAEGSTSLTESKRLKGDLLSEAEWVAGLDFLEQDTGVHAGARGALQPQQGSARGDRRRTRSGAVPFPAFQQEDTTEDNFPLPSFHVEEFLSASQPKRDRSEPPGGGAVRVRRSMRLQEDAHSKGLAWVLLPEEVQNCPPRLAPARKFRRRTTVLRGSENLQHGEQNLSQFPAAGKENKGSALPAAACRWPRRRCLCTSTPREAAAGAPACRRSIVNLLCWKGRGGQSHSEEAEIPLHSS; encoded by the exons AGGCGCTCGCGGCGCACCGGGGAGGGtgtgggcagctgccagctcacGAAGTGCCCTGTGGGCACGCTGCAAGGGGgtgctgctgaggaacatgTCTTACCTTTCAGCAGTAGGGAAAATCTGCCAGgaagcagccctgctccttTAGGGGAGGAATGCTGCCTGACACCTAACAGGGACAAAGCCGAAGGAGCCTGTGGGCTGTCAGCGAGCCAGGGGCAGATGCCTGTGGGCTTTACACCTGAAAGAGTTGCTGAATTTGGGCTCACCCAGGAAAACTTTACCATAG GGGCATCTCCAGCTACGTTGAAATTCAGACGAAGAGCAGCCATTGGGGCGCGGGGGTCACCGGAGAACAACAGCCTTATTCAGTTccttgcccagcagagaagcaaCAGGCAGAAAGAAGCCTTGGCTCAG GTGAGTCCTTTCAAACATGTCAGGCTGCTGAAGGACAAGATAGACACCTTTCAAACATCTGTTAAAGCAGTAGAAGAGGAAACTGGCACCCCTGGACTGTCACGAGTGGCTGAGGCCTCCCAGGAAACAGGCTTCT GTTTTGGTTCTGAGCACTGCACTAGAGATGCTGGAATGGATGTTTTATCAGATCTGACCAGTGAGCAGGAAGGGAGCCCAGTGTGTGATGAAAGTAGGCTCTGCATCTCCCTACCCCACACCTCAACACACCCCAGCAGGCCTCTGTTGGCTGGgcatgcacagagcagctgctggctgccacctGTGCCGAGGAGAACACCAGAGAGGCAACCACTGGAGAGAATGCAG GAATGCTCCTATGATGCCCTTGATGGAGGAGGTGAATCTCTTGCAGTTTCCAGCTGTGCAGAAgtccttgaagcactgcaaacaG AGGAAACTGAAAGACAGAGCTCTGagaagccaaaggaaaaaaaagttacttttgGGAAAGATCTGAGCCCAGAAATCTTTGATGAAGCTTTACCTGCGAATGCTCCGCTGCACAGAGGAGGGACCcctgtgaggctgcagagacagagcagcCCCTCTGCAAGGCTCAGTCTCACTCAGGAACCattgccccagcccagctttgATCGCTCTGAG GAATGGGACCCTCTTGAGGGGTTAATGCAGGACTCTGTTGCTGCAGATCTGGTGCCTGCTGAAAATGCAGAAG CAGCAGAGAGTAGCAAACCTGACAGGATGAAAACTCGTTCCTCTACAAAGAGGAAG cagtgcagcacCACCTCAGAGGGGACTGCTGTTGGCATCTCCAGTGACACAGCTCCTGAGAACACTAATGACATGAATAATCCCAGGCAGAACAAGCATCCAAACCAGAAGAACACAACCACATCTGCTGCCAAAAAGCTACAA aaaagaaaacgTGCAGGCTGtgtgagaagaagaaagaaagtaaaaacatCTCTGTATGGGGAGAGAACAATGGCTTCTCAGAAacccctcctcagccctgtCATTGAGGTTTCAGAGTGCTCCTTGTCTCCAAGCTCAGTATTTTTTTCAG AGGATGTGATCTCAGGTGGCACCAAACCTGGGAGTGCCTACGAGGATGTCCAACAGAAGCCAGTGGCTGAGAGAATGAGAGGCCAAACCATCTGTGCAGCTGATACTTCAGGAAGCTCTGAGGGCCTGGAtgtggcagaaggcagcagttcCCATGACACAGTGTTTCAGGTGTCAGGTGGTGATCTGGagtctgctgctggcactgatcAGGAG ttctcCCACATTGTGCCAGATGCCAGCAGTGGCTTTGATACCTCTGACTGTGTCCCACAAGGGGAGGAGACTGCTCGTGtgagagaggcagaaggaagcACTTCCCTGACGGAAAGCAAGAGGTTAAAAGGAgatctgctcagtgaggcagaGTGGGTAGCTGGGCTGGACTTCCTGGAGCAGGACACAGGTGTGCATGCGGGTGCCAGAGGcgctctgcagccacagcagggttCTGCCAGAGGGGATCGAAGAAGAACCAGAAGTGGAGCTGTTCCTTTTCCAGCTTTTCAACAGGAGGACACAACTGAAGACAATTTTCCACTGCCTTCTTTTCATGTGGAAGAATTCTTATCTGCTTCTCAGCCAAAACGTGACCGCTCAGAGCCTCCTGGAGGTGGTGCAGTAAGAGTGAGGCGCAGcatgaggctgcaggaggatgcCCACAGCAAAGGCCTTGCCTGGGTTCTGCTGCCAGAGGAGGTGCAGAATTGTCCTCCCCGGCTGGCTCCTGCTCGCAAGTTCAGGAGAAGAACAACTGTCCTTAGAGGATCTGAGAACCTTCAGCATGGAGAGCAAAACCTCAGCCAgttcccagcagcagggaaggagaacaagggctctgccctccctgctgctgcctgccggTGGCCGCGCAGGAGATGCCTCTGCACATCTACCCCccgggaagcagcagctggggctccagcctgcagaaggagcaTAGTAAACCTCCTCTGTTGGAAGGGCAGAGGTGGCCAAAGTCACTCTGAAGAGGCAGAAATTCCTCTTCACAGTAGCTAA